From the genome of Burkholderia pyrrocinia:
AGCCACCGTTGCGCGACGCGCAACGGGTTTGCATTGTAGCTGCCGTGCGCGACATGCACGGTCCCCACATTTTGTTCTAGTTTGGTTCTATGGCATTCAACGTCACTCTCAAGCAAAGCGGCCGGCAATTCCAGGTCGAGTCGGACGAAACCGTGCTGGCGGCCGCGCTGCGCCAGAACGTCCATCTGCCGTACGGCTGCAAGAACGGCGCGTGCGGCTCCTGCAAGGGCCAGATCGTGTCGGGCCAGATCGAGCAGGGCCCGCATGCCGCGTCCGCGCTGTCCAATGACGAGCGCACGCGCGGCCTCGCGCTGCTGTGCTGCTCGAAGGCGCAATGCGATCTCGAGATCGACGTGCGCGAAATCGCCGGCGTCGACGGCGTGCAGGTCAAGAAGCTGCCGTGCCGGATCGCCGCGCTCGAGCGCAAGGCCGACGACGTGATGGTCGTGAAGCTGCAGTTGCCCGCCAACGAACGCCTGCAGTATCTCGCGGGCCAGTATGTCGAGTTCATCCTGAAGGACGGCTCGCGCCGCAGCTACTCGATGGCGAACGCGCCGCACGAGGAAGGCCCGATCGAGCTGCACATCCGCCACATGCCGGGCGGCAAGTTCACCGACCACGTGTTCGGCGCGATGAAGGAGCGCGACATCCTGCGCTTCGAAGGCCCGCTCGGCACGTTCTTCCTGCGCGAGGATTCCGACAAGCCGATCGTGCTGCTTGCATCGGGCACGGGCTTCGCACCGATCAAGGCGATCATCGAGCACGTGAAGCACCGCGGCATCACGCGCCCGAT
Proteins encoded in this window:
- a CDS encoding CDP-6-deoxy-delta-3,4-glucoseen reductase; this encodes MAFNVTLKQSGRQFQVESDETVLAAALRQNVHLPYGCKNGACGSCKGQIVSGQIEQGPHAASALSNDERTRGLALLCCSKAQCDLEIDVREIAGVDGVQVKKLPCRIAALERKADDVMVVKLQLPANERLQYLAGQYVEFILKDGSRRSYSMANAPHEEGPIELHIRHMPGGKFTDHVFGAMKERDILRFEGPLGTFFLREDSDKPIVLLASGTGFAPIKAIIEHVKHRGITRPMTLYWGARRKKDIYLGELAEQWAREIPNFKYVPVLSEPDDADQWTGRTGFVHRAVIEDLPDLSARQVYACGAPVMVESAQRDFTQHHALPADEFYADSFTSAADLAHPV